A genomic region of Zea mays cultivar B73 chromosome 6, Zm-B73-REFERENCE-NAM-5.0, whole genome shotgun sequence contains the following coding sequences:
- the LOC100283839 gene encoding prenylated rab acceptor family protein, whose protein sequence is MSKYGTIPTTSSTPAPEGSSQLDFISRAKARGASALATRRPWRELADPRALSVPRGFSDAYRRARANLAHFAANYALVVLLVVFVSLLWRPVSMLVFLACFAAWLVLYFLRDRDVDGTLVICGRGVGDGVVVAVTLVLLLLTGATGFILTSLLVGLLLVLLHALLHRPADSIDDEAGRWYTPVPPSNY, encoded by the coding sequence ATGTCCAAGTACGGTACCATCCCGACAACCTCGTCTACTCCGGCGCCCGAGGGCTCCTCCCAGCTCGACTTCATCTCCCGCGCCAAGGCCCGCGGCGCGTCCGCGCTCGCCACGCGCCGTCCCTGGCGCGAGCTCGCGGACCCGCGCGCGCTCTCCGTCCCGCGCGGCTTCTCAGACGCCTACCGCCGGGCGCGCGCCAACCTCGCGCACTTCGCCGCCAACTACGCGCTCGTCGTCCTGCTCGTTGTCTTTGTCTCCCTGCTCTGGCGGCCGGTCTCCATGCTCGTCTTCCTCGCCTGCTTCGCCGCCTGGCTCGTGCTCTACTTCCTCCGCGACCGCGACGTGGACGGGACGCTCGTGATTTGCGGGCGGGGCGTCGGGGACGGCGTGGTCGTCGCGGTCACGCTCGTCCTGCTGCTGCTCACCGGCGCCACGGGCTTCATCCTCACCTCGCTGCTCGTCGGGCTTCTGCTTGTCCTGCTCCACGCACTGCTGCACCGCCCCGCCGACAGCATCGACGACGAGGCCGGGAGATGGTACACGCCAGTGCCGCCGTCCAACTACTAG